The proteins below come from a single Treponema phagedenis genomic window:
- a CDS encoding ABC transporter ATP-binding protein encodes MEKTEREPILKVKNLRLYYYTSKGVVKALDNISFDLHEGETLGLVGESGCGKTTTGTALLNMPTPPGRIEPGSEIIIGGRNIVELSDKETRKNVRWEQIAMVFQGAMNSLTPVYTIKKQMLETLREHKPMDEKQALELMEQYLTHVGLSPEVLNRYPHELSGGMKQRVVIASGLFLQPKVVILDEPTTALDVIMQAQIMNLLKTLKQQFNLSFIFITHDLALEAEISDRICVMYAGKIAELGTNAQIYGAQGPMHPYTQKLLQATPLLHKKTDELSYIPGTPPDLISPPTGCRFHPRCHCVMDKCKEEEPPLIEIEPSHHVACWRCIK; translated from the coding sequence ATGGAAAAAACCGAACGGGAACCTATACTCAAAGTTAAGAATTTACGCTTGTATTACTACACTTCAAAGGGTGTGGTAAAAGCTCTTGATAATATTTCCTTTGATTTACACGAGGGCGAAACGCTTGGGCTGGTAGGAGAATCAGGCTGTGGAAAAACCACTACCGGCACTGCCCTGTTAAACATGCCCACACCTCCCGGAAGAATAGAGCCGGGTTCTGAAATTATTATCGGCGGCAGAAATATTGTAGAACTTTCCGACAAAGAAACACGAAAGAATGTACGCTGGGAACAAATTGCCATGGTATTCCAAGGAGCGATGAATAGTCTGACACCGGTGTACACCATCAAAAAGCAAATGCTTGAGACCCTGCGAGAACACAAACCGATGGACGAAAAACAAGCCTTAGAACTCATGGAACAGTATTTGACGCATGTCGGCTTATCGCCTGAAGTTTTAAACCGATACCCGCATGAATTATCGGGCGGGATGAAGCAGCGTGTTGTTATTGCATCGGGACTCTTTTTGCAGCCAAAGGTTGTTATACTTGATGAGCCTACCACCGCCTTGGATGTTATTATGCAGGCTCAAATTATGAATCTTTTAAAAACATTAAAACAACAGTTTAACTTATCCTTTATTTTTATAACGCACGACCTTGCGCTTGAAGCTGAAATATCCGACAGAATCTGCGTTATGTATGCGGGTAAAATAGCGGAGCTCGGCACCAATGCGCAAATTTACGGTGCGCAAGGCCCGATGCATCCGTATACGCAAAAACTTTTGCAGGCAACCCCCTTGCTGCATAAAAAAACAGATGAACTTTCATATATTCCCGGAACGCCGCCGGATCTTATCAGTCCGCCTACCGGCTGCAGATTCCATCCGCGCTGTCATTGCGTGATGGACAAGTGTAAAGAAGAAGAACCGCCGCTCATTGAAATTGAGCCCAGTCATCACGTTGCATGTTGGAGGTGTATAAAATGA
- a CDS encoding ABC transporter permease encodes MTLNDFTWKLKEFWNDFKKEKTGLIGLGILLFSLLVVIFEPFFLPYREANTKWRSIDYWQDNPAGAAPAWTNWFSSKKSAKTMEITDFSEKDEINPHYGAVKTYNFEYNYTADLAPADIIFRVQGNKKVFFNIEVIRPDGEELHLGQFQKQNAVHESIRFSTQADGRSATRQFAQSHGASSASGNARPTEILFSKAERDMLRKKEALKGVYTFKVSIPESIAANADNGFTNPKIIIAGKVSGVLGTDIQKRDVFSGIIAGLKWALFIGIITSMISVLIGVLYGIVSAYFGGFVDTMLSFIFEIFVSIPILPVLIVVSAAFKPSIWVIVLALIIFSWVGPVKTVRSMALQIKEETYIEAAKALGSGKWRIIFKHMMPLLLPYSFASMALNVPGTIVFEASLSLLGLGDPTIVTWGQILHDAQVSGATLNGLWWWIIPPGLFIALMGMTFAFLGFAMDKILHPKLRTR; translated from the coding sequence ATGACGCTAAATGATTTTACATGGAAATTAAAAGAATTCTGGAATGATTTTAAAAAAGAAAAAACAGGTCTTATCGGACTTGGAATACTTTTGTTTTCGCTGCTGGTAGTTATCTTTGAGCCTTTTTTCCTTCCCTATCGAGAGGCAAATACCAAATGGCGCAGTATTGATTATTGGCAGGACAACCCCGCCGGTGCGGCTCCCGCATGGACAAATTGGTTTTCTTCAAAAAAATCAGCAAAAACAATGGAAATTACCGATTTTTCTGAAAAAGACGAAATCAATCCGCATTACGGAGCGGTTAAAACTTATAATTTTGAATATAATTATACCGCAGACCTTGCACCGGCTGATATTATATTCCGAGTGCAGGGCAACAAGAAGGTCTTTTTCAATATAGAGGTTATAAGACCGGACGGAGAGGAGCTGCACCTCGGACAGTTTCAAAAACAAAATGCGGTACATGAATCAATCCGTTTTTCCACACAGGCTGACGGACGATCTGCAACCCGCCAGTTTGCCCAAAGTCACGGTGCAAGCTCTGCCTCGGGAAACGCCCGTCCCACAGAAATACTGTTTTCAAAAGCGGAACGGGATATGCTGCGCAAAAAAGAAGCCTTAAAAGGTGTTTATACCTTTAAAGTATCAATACCGGAAAGCATTGCCGCAAATGCGGACAACGGTTTTACGAATCCGAAAATCATTATTGCCGGAAAAGTATCGGGTGTGCTCGGTACGGATATTCAAAAACGGGATGTTTTTTCAGGGATTATTGCAGGTCTTAAATGGGCACTTTTTATCGGAATTATTACCAGCATGATATCGGTACTTATCGGAGTACTGTACGGCATTGTTAGTGCGTATTTCGGAGGGTTTGTCGACACAATGCTCTCCTTTATTTTTGAAATCTTTGTTTCGATTCCGATATTGCCGGTGTTAATTGTTGTTTCCGCCGCATTTAAACCGAGCATCTGGGTTATTGTGCTTGCCTTGATTATTTTCAGTTGGGTCGGGCCGGTAAAAACAGTGCGCTCAATGGCATTACAAATAAAAGAAGAAACCTATATTGAGGCGGCTAAAGCGCTCGGCAGCGGTAAATGGAGAATTATTTTTAAACACATGATGCCGCTTTTGTTACCCTACTCCTTTGCGAGTATGGCGTTGAATGTACCGGGCACAATTGTTTTTGAAGCCTCTCTTTCCTTGCTTGGATTAGGAGACCCGACAATTGTTACCTGGGGACAGATATTACACGATGCACAAGTTTCGGGCGCAACCTTAAACGGCCTTTGGTGGTGGATTATTCCTCCGGGACTATTCATTGCGCTTATGGGAATGACCTTTGCGTTCTTAGGCTTCGCAATGGATAAAATCTTGCATCCAAAATTACGAACACGCTAA
- a CDS encoding ABC transporter permease: MYKKYAIKRILRGLLMYALLIFVFSFLFNQITERTQRALISEQIKMESQSLRNMTAEQMFHWRKLREKDLIQLYKLDKPLAERVVFNAINILTFRFGKSTIIRSAKGSQDVFTIVMEALPRTMLLFTTAIILQIFLGFWLGLKKAQKPGGKLDKTTSLMTMIIYGMPSWWFGMILILFFVYILRLFPSGGVNSVPTPTGIFFVLDRIWHMILPIMTLVLLGFWGTSFMIRNLVLGTLQEDFIMSARARGIPEKKVLYGHTLRSAAPPLVTMVLLSLLASISGAIIFEGIFSWPGLGNLYWIAVQQNDIPVLMGNLAITTGVYQAGLVILDLIYGFLDPRIKVGGKA; encoded by the coding sequence ATGTATAAAAAGTATGCGATTAAACGTATACTGCGCGGCTTGCTCATGTATGCCCTGCTCATTTTTGTTTTTTCTTTCTTATTTAACCAAATAACCGAACGTACCCAGCGCGCATTAATCAGCGAACAAATCAAAATGGAAAGTCAGTCACTACGAAACATGACTGCTGAACAAATGTTTCATTGGCGCAAGTTACGAGAGAAAGACTTAATCCAATTGTATAAGCTTGACAAACCGCTTGCGGAACGAGTTGTTTTTAATGCAATCAATATTTTAACATTCAGATTCGGCAAATCAACTATTATTCGATCGGCAAAAGGAAGTCAGGATGTTTTTACTATCGTAATGGAAGCATTGCCACGCACTATGCTTCTGTTTACCACTGCGATTATTTTGCAAATCTTTTTAGGATTTTGGCTCGGTTTAAAAAAAGCGCAAAAACCGGGCGGCAAACTGGATAAAACTACCAGTTTAATGACCATGATTATTTACGGCATGCCCTCATGGTGGTTCGGCATGATTTTAATACTGTTTTTTGTCTATATCTTACGCTTATTTCCTTCAGGCGGAGTCAATTCCGTACCGACTCCCACGGGAATTTTCTTTGTTTTAGACAGAATCTGGCATATGATTCTTCCGATTATGACCCTTGTTCTGCTCGGATTTTGGGGTACTTCATTTATGATTAGAAACCTTGTGCTCGGTACCTTACAGGAAGACTTTATTATGAGCGCCCGTGCGCGCGGAATCCCCGAGAAAAAAGTTTTGTACGGACATACCTTGCGCTCTGCGGCCCCGCCACTTGTTACCATGGTGTTGCTTTCCCTGCTCGCCTCTATTTCGGGGGCTATTATTTTTGAAGGTATTTTCTCATGGCCGGGACTTGGAAACCTTTATTGGATTGCCGTGCAACAAAACGATATTCCCGTTTTGATGGGAAACCTTGCAATCACAACGGGCGTGTATCAGGCAGGTTTGGTTATTCTTGATTTAATTTACGGTTTTTTGGATCCTCGTATTAAGGTAGGCGGAAAAGCATGA
- a CDS encoding ABC transporter substrate-binding protein: protein MKKSRVIRFSLLALSVFAIGFAACAKSEGATEGKESGNGSIVDKVIFTVSMDESLAVKDVVEGRSDVFFQAVPPSIMSALSDTDRDKLDVYRVPSGAWSLITNPIPNKAPYTVKIPSGETVFNPLAVREVRYALNWLIDRKKIVDEILLGEGMPQMTSMTVGQPGTYQYNLIPAKLGMTETGDETKAIADIDAAMQAAAALPQNKGKLVKGPKFWQYNGKDVTVKFVIRVDDPNGRLLEGRYIAAQLEKAGFAVEQLEWDRVKANGTVYQGNPADYAWTLYTEGWGAGATRRWWDISLSQMYAPYYGYMPGGAEEGNWNYTHKKLDELGKKGLNGQFLTTEEYWRDNLEAQKIGLEEAVRIYVCSNLDSFVANKARFNKRMLYGLGDGLNNWSINSADVKPDTDGAFKGQKVLRVVSYSSRGGLFMSPWDPVGKGGFADVFSTMVANPCSDTKTDEAPNSAIDIPLLSTYDVDSAKVAPKLLPDGSMGGDVEVPADAVLYDTKTKEWKKVGSGFTVSVAASGKLYDGYRWHTGLPVTNIDARYAHAFSREWAIKDGDDDKYYDSALSESTLDALKNIKGVVFSDDGSIVSYVNYFFAPDMNRTVSNVGAVGVQAGAPGRRIVCPWEIYEALAEMVVHGSASGTAYSFAKDTGTEVDILTPAHVADIKAKLAEFVEQKHIPVSLKGLITEEEALERYKASIAFIEKYGHAYISNGPIMLTKIDTTTNSVIADAFRDYPYDSRYWPAQFSQKATAIEHVKLPSAPSADKDAEFEINVSEFVYPEIDYKPLSGGTVEIHLQQTDGTENVYPASKKSDGKFVAAIPAADMAKLQKGIDYTVVVISFIEKDKDAPSVTSVKLNLL from the coding sequence ATGAAGAAATCTAGGGTAATTCGGTTTTCGCTGCTTGCCCTTTCGGTATTTGCGATAGGCTTTGCCGCCTGTGCAAAATCAGAAGGAGCAACAGAAGGTAAAGAGAGCGGGAACGGTTCCATTGTCGATAAGGTTATTTTTACTGTCAGCATGGACGAATCGCTTGCGGTTAAAGATGTAGTGGAGGGACGCTCTGATGTGTTTTTCCAGGCGGTTCCGCCATCGATTATGAGTGCTTTAAGCGATACCGACCGCGACAAACTTGATGTATACAGGGTACCTTCAGGAGCATGGTCATTGATTACCAATCCTATTCCGAATAAGGCTCCGTATACCGTAAAAATTCCAAGCGGAGAGACAGTGTTCAATCCTCTTGCGGTACGGGAAGTACGCTATGCGCTGAACTGGCTTATTGACCGCAAAAAAATTGTTGATGAAATCCTTTTAGGCGAAGGCATGCCGCAGATGACTTCCATGACAGTCGGCCAGCCGGGGACATATCAGTATAATCTTATCCCCGCAAAACTCGGTATGACCGAAACAGGCGATGAAACAAAGGCTATTGCCGATATTGATGCGGCAATGCAGGCAGCTGCAGCTCTTCCCCAAAACAAGGGAAAACTGGTAAAGGGGCCGAAATTTTGGCAGTACAATGGAAAAGATGTTACAGTTAAATTTGTTATCCGCGTAGATGACCCGAACGGACGTCTGCTTGAAGGAAGATATATTGCAGCTCAGCTTGAAAAAGCGGGCTTTGCCGTTGAACAGCTTGAGTGGGACCGCGTAAAGGCTAATGGTACCGTATATCAGGGAAATCCCGCCGATTATGCGTGGACCCTGTATACCGAAGGCTGGGGCGCAGGCGCAACCCGCCGTTGGTGGGATATTTCGCTTTCGCAGATGTATGCACCGTACTACGGATACATGCCCGGAGGTGCTGAAGAAGGCAACTGGAATTACACTCATAAAAAACTTGATGAGCTTGGTAAAAAAGGCTTGAACGGTCAATTCCTTACCACCGAAGAATATTGGCGCGACAACCTTGAGGCTCAAAAAATCGGACTTGAAGAAGCTGTTCGAATCTACGTTTGCTCAAACCTTGACAGCTTTGTTGCAAACAAGGCTCGCTTTAACAAGCGTATGCTCTACGGACTTGGCGACGGATTAAACAACTGGTCTATCAATTCGGCTGATGTAAAACCCGACACCGACGGTGCTTTTAAAGGGCAAAAAGTTTTACGCGTGGTAAGCTATTCATCACGAGGCGGTTTGTTTATGTCTCCTTGGGATCCGGTAGGGAAAGGCGGCTTTGCCGATGTATTCTCCACTATGGTTGCAAATCCCTGCTCAGACACCAAAACCGATGAAGCACCGAACAGTGCTATCGATATTCCCCTTCTTTCAACCTATGATGTTGACTCGGCAAAAGTAGCGCCGAAACTCTTACCCGACGGTTCTATGGGTGGTGATGTTGAGGTTCCTGCCGATGCGGTATTATACGATACAAAAACAAAAGAATGGAAAAAAGTAGGCAGCGGCTTTACCGTTTCGGTAGCAGCATCGGGAAAACTTTATGACGGATATCGCTGGCATACCGGACTGCCGGTTACCAATATCGATGCCCGCTATGCACATGCGTTTTCGCGTGAATGGGCAATAAAAGACGGCGATGATGATAAATACTATGACTCCGCTCTTTCGGAAAGTACCCTGGACGCCTTGAAAAACATCAAGGGAGTGGTCTTTAGTGATGACGGTTCTATCGTTTCGTATGTTAATTACTTTTTTGCCCCCGATATGAACAGAACTGTTTCAAACGTTGGCGCTGTAGGGGTACAAGCGGGAGCTCCCGGAAGGAGAATTGTTTGCCCTTGGGAAATTTATGAAGCACTTGCGGAAATGGTGGTGCACGGATCGGCAAGCGGTACCGCCTACTCTTTTGCAAAAGACACCGGAACAGAGGTTGATATATTAACTCCCGCACATGTTGCCGACATTAAAGCAAAGCTTGCCGAATTTGTAGAGCAAAAACATATCCCCGTTTCTCTTAAAGGTTTAATAACTGAAGAAGAAGCCCTTGAGCGATATAAGGCAAGCATCGCCTTTATCGAAAAATACGGTCATGCCTATATTTCAAACGGTCCGATAATGCTTACCAAAATTGACACAACCACAAACTCGGTTATTGCCGATGCGTTTAGGGACTATCCTTATGACAGCCGCTACTGGCCGGCACAGTTTTCGCAAAAAGCAACGGCAATCGAGCATGTAAAACTGCCATCTGCCCCGAGTGCTGATAAAGACGCGGAATTTGAAATTAACGTTTCGGAATTCGTATATCCTGAAATTGATTACAAACCGCTTTCAGGCGGCACAGTGGAAATTCACTTGCAGCAAACAGACGGCACAGAAAATGTTTATCCTGCTTCCAAGAAAAGTGACGGCAAGTTTGTTGCGGCTATTCCCGCAGCCGACATGGCAAAACTTCAAAAAGGAATAGATTATACCGTGGTAGTTATCTCTTTCATCGAGAAAGATAAAGATGCTCCATCGGTTACATCGGTAAAATTAAACCTTTTATAA
- a CDS encoding ribonucleotide-diphosphate reductase subunit beta has translation MIQDSTILERRALFNEHGDVELHKRRMIGGNTTNLNDFNNLKYPWVSEWYRQAMNNFWIPEEINMNTDVQDYRKLSKAEKTAYDKILSFLIFLDSIQTANLPNVGQYITANEVNLCLTIQAFQEAVHSQSYSYMLDTICSPEERNDILYQWKDDEHLLARNKFIGNLYNEFVNDKSALALVKVAVANYILEGVYFYSGFMFFYNLGRNNKMPGSVQEIRYINRDENTHLWLFRSIIQELQKEEPQLFTPENIEMFRAMIKEGCEQEIKWGHYVIGDDIPGLNKQMITDYIQYLGNLRCENLGFEPLYEGHREEPASMSWVSQYSNANLIKTDFFEAKSTAYAKSSAMVDDL, from the coding sequence ATGATACAAGATTCTACCATATTGGAACGGCGGGCTTTGTTTAATGAGCACGGGGATGTTGAGCTTCATAAGCGAAGGATGATCGGGGGAAATACTACGAACCTGAATGATTTTAATAATTTAAAATATCCATGGGTGAGTGAGTGGTACCGGCAGGCGATGAATAATTTCTGGATACCCGAAGAAATCAATATGAATACCGATGTACAGGATTATCGCAAACTGTCAAAGGCGGAAAAAACCGCATACGATAAAATCCTTTCGTTTTTAATTTTTTTAGATAGCATTCAAACGGCGAATCTTCCCAATGTCGGACAGTATATTACCGCAAATGAGGTAAACTTGTGCTTAACCATACAAGCGTTTCAAGAGGCGGTACACTCGCAAAGTTACAGCTACATGCTCGACACTATCTGTTCCCCCGAAGAGCGCAACGATATTCTTTATCAATGGAAAGATGATGAACACCTGCTTGCCCGCAATAAATTTATCGGGAATCTTTACAATGAGTTTGTTAATGACAAAAGTGCGCTTGCGCTGGTGAAAGTTGCGGTTGCAAATTACATCCTTGAAGGAGTGTATTTTTATTCGGGCTTTATGTTTTTTTACAACCTTGGGCGAAATAACAAAATGCCCGGTTCTGTACAGGAAATCCGCTATATCAACCGCGATGAAAACACGCATCTTTGGCTTTTCCGCTCAATTATTCAAGAGCTTCAAAAAGAAGAGCCGCAGCTTTTTACCCCCGAAAACATCGAAATGTTCCGCGCAATGATAAAAGAAGGCTGCGAGCAAGAAATAAAATGGGGGCATTATGTTATCGGTGATGATATTCCCGGCTTAAATAAACAAATGATAACCGATTATATTCAATATTTGGGAAATCTCCGCTGCGAAAACCTTGGCTTTGAGCCCTTGTATGAAGGTCATCGCGAAGAGCCCGCCTCGATGAGTTGGGTAAGCCAATACAGCAATGCGAACCTCATCAAAACCGACTTTTTTGAGGCAAAATCAACGGCATACGCAAAATCTTCCGCAATGGTTGATGACCTGTAA
- a CDS encoding NAD(P)H-hydrate dehydratase, translating into MQKVFDSLRKADIESAERHDMRDGFLMENAARGTAEKIKALIESGFCRTHKPLIQIVCGSGDNGGDGLALARMLADYAKLIVVQVKEPKSPLCKLQAKRLCSVGIEVADTIAPVSDILIDALIGTGLETQLNEETIQIIEKMNAVKTAAGTDAYGIAIDMPSGLNMQGIPSPVCFQAECTYSMGALKTAFYSDYAKDFVKRIECIDLGIPRSVYESAAEQSDTTAVLEPQDLCLPVRKKQNTYKTSYGHALFFCGEKEGACCLAASAALHFGSGLVSLCGNKPVPLPFDFMFNEYALTQPLQAYSAIALGSGLGEQYTENALAFLQREELQNMPLVLDADILHQPELVRLLPNFRKTVLTPHPKEFASLLRSAGAADADVQTVQENRFALLRNLSKEFPQTVIILKGANPLIAQNGTIMINPLGTNALSKAGTGDVLAGLVTALLAQGLAPFEAAVQASLAHATASRFAVSSYALTATKLIELCAQLPELIIKEAD; encoded by the coding sequence ATGCAAAAAGTATTTGATTCGCTTAGAAAAGCTGATATCGAATCGGCGGAACGGCACGATATGCGGGACGGCTTTTTAATGGAAAATGCGGCGCGCGGCACTGCCGAAAAAATAAAAGCCCTTATCGAAAGCGGTTTTTGCCGGACGCATAAGCCGCTTATACAAATTGTCTGCGGTTCGGGCGATAACGGCGGGGACGGTTTGGCTCTTGCGCGTATGCTTGCGGATTACGCAAAGCTTATCGTTGTGCAGGTTAAAGAGCCGAAATCTCCGTTATGCAAGCTGCAAGCAAAGAGGCTGTGCTCAGTCGGGATTGAGGTTGCGGATACTATTGCGCCGGTGTCGGATATCCTCATTGATGCGCTTATCGGTACGGGCTTGGAAACTCAGCTGAATGAAGAGACAATCCAAATTATCGAAAAAATGAATGCGGTAAAAACCGCTGCGGGCACCGATGCGTATGGAATTGCCATTGATATGCCGAGCGGGCTCAACATGCAGGGCATTCCGTCTCCGGTATGTTTTCAGGCGGAGTGTACCTATTCGATGGGCGCATTGAAAACGGCGTTTTACTCCGATTATGCAAAAGATTTTGTTAAACGGATTGAGTGTATTGACCTCGGTATTCCGCGCAGTGTTTATGAAAGCGCTGCGGAGCAAAGCGATACAACTGCGGTGCTTGAACCGCAGGATCTGTGTTTGCCCGTGCGAAAAAAGCAGAATACGTATAAAACATCTTATGGGCACGCACTCTTTTTTTGCGGAGAAAAAGAAGGTGCCTGCTGTTTAGCTGCTTCCGCCGCCCTGCATTTCGGCTCGGGGCTTGTGAGCCTTTGCGGCAATAAGCCGGTGCCGCTTCCCTTTGATTTTATGTTTAACGAATACGCTTTGACTCAACCTTTGCAAGCTTATTCCGCTATTGCACTCGGTTCCGGCTTGGGGGAACAATATACGGAAAACGCCTTGGCTTTTTTGCAGCGGGAAGAACTGCAAAACATGCCGCTTGTCCTTGATGCGGATATTCTTCATCAGCCTGAGTTGGTGCGGCTTTTGCCGAATTTCCGAAAAACCGTGCTGACGCCGCATCCGAAAGAGTTTGCAAGTTTATTACGCAGCGCCGGTGCAGCTGATGCCGATGTTCAAACTGTGCAGGAAAACAGGTTTGCGCTTTTGCGGAATTTGAGCAAAGAATTCCCGCAGACGGTGATTATCCTTAAAGGAGCAAATCCGCTTATTGCGCAAAACGGTACGATCATGATAAATCCGCTCGGCACAAACGCCCTTTCAAAGGCGGGTACCGGGGACGTGCTTGCCGGTTTGGTAACCGCCCTCCTTGCGCAAGGCTTAGCCCCGTTTGAGGCGGCAGTACAGGCAAGTCTTGCCCACGCAACAGCTTCCCGTTTTGCGGTCAGCTCCTATGCGCTTACCGCAACCAAACTTATCGAGCTTTGCGCACAGCTGCCCGAGCTTATAATAAAAGAAGCTGATTGA
- a CDS encoding acetamidase/formamidase family protein, which produces MIIKKDQVIYKMSKHNKPVLKAKSQDTIVFETMDCFSCEIKSENDKLAGINFDKVNPATGPLYVEDAKVGDTLKVTILSIEVEEQGTAVVEPGFGRLGKEIKTGEVAVVKIDGDEGIFKGKRFPLNKMIGVIGTAPAEEEINTGTPGTHGGNMDCTQVKEGANIYLPVNVDGALLAMGDLHAAMGDGEISGAGLEISGRVKVKIEVIKNFQYSLPMIETEDKWIAVASADDMPAAADKAIKNLAELVMDKNGFTLNEATMFLSLQGNLIACQAVNPQHTMRMEISKKVLG; this is translated from the coding sequence ATGATAATCAAAAAAGACCAAGTGATTTATAAAATGTCAAAACACAACAAGCCTGTTTTAAAAGCAAAATCGCAGGATACTATTGTCTTTGAAACTATGGATTGTTTTTCCTGTGAAATAAAGTCGGAAAATGATAAATTAGCCGGAATCAATTTTGATAAAGTAAATCCCGCCACGGGACCTCTTTATGTGGAAGATGCAAAAGTCGGCGATACGCTGAAAGTTACGATTTTATCAATTGAAGTGGAAGAGCAAGGCACGGCAGTTGTGGAACCCGGTTTCGGAAGACTGGGAAAAGAGATAAAAACCGGTGAAGTCGCTGTTGTTAAAATTGATGGTGATGAAGGAATATTCAAAGGAAAGAGATTCCCCCTCAATAAAATGATCGGGGTTATCGGCACAGCTCCGGCAGAAGAAGAAATAAACACAGGCACACCGGGAACACATGGCGGAAACATGGACTGCACACAAGTAAAAGAAGGAGCAAACATTTATCTTCCCGTCAACGTTGACGGAGCCTTGCTTGCGATGGGCGATTTACATGCGGCAATGGGTGACGGAGAAATCAGCGGAGCCGGGCTTGAAATCAGCGGAAGGGTAAAAGTCAAAATAGAAGTTATCAAAAATTTTCAATACAGCTTACCCATGATCGAAACCGAAGACAAATGGATCGCAGTAGCTTCGGCAGATGATATGCCCGCCGCAGCGGATAAGGCAATTAAAAATCTGGCGGAACTTGTTATGGATAAAAACGGATTTACACTAAATGAAGCAACAATGTTTTTGTCCCTTCAAGGAAACTTAATTGCCTGCCAAGCGGTTAATCCGCAACATACGATGAGAATGGAAATAAGCAAAAAAGTGTTAGGATAA
- a CDS encoding GTP-binding protein, whose protein sequence is MKIFIVSGFLGAGKTTFIQALSEKTKKQFVIMENEYGETGIDGSLLEKDRLKVWELTEGCICCSLKSDFASSILTIANSLNPEYLIVEPTGVGMLSAVINNIRKIEYEHIQVLAPVTIVDIHCMEEYLKTFGDFYKDQIRNASQIILSKTEEAAPEELIGLRAVLHNLNPQAPIIDSYKSQPIEWWDALLASSDDRAKKLIFDEGNQIPDLENVGITDIRIESIEGLVARLSALMQNRFGTVYRVKGYAPINGQWARFDVVDKQYKIETCHAMDEAKAIVIGKNLQKDSLKILFRE, encoded by the coding sequence ATGAAAATATTTATTGTCTCCGGCTTTCTCGGTGCCGGCAAAACAACTTTTATTCAAGCCCTCTCCGAAAAAACAAAAAAGCAATTTGTTATTATGGAAAATGAATACGGAGAAACCGGAATAGACGGCAGTCTTTTAGAAAAGGACAGGCTCAAAGTTTGGGAGCTGACAGAGGGATGCATTTGTTGTTCGCTAAAATCAGATTTTGCTTCTTCGATTTTAACGATTGCAAATTCTCTCAATCCGGAATATTTGATCGTGGAGCCTACCGGCGTCGGAATGCTCAGTGCGGTAATCAATAATATCCGCAAAATCGAATACGAACACATCCAAGTTTTAGCTCCCGTTACCATTGTTGACATCCATTGTATGGAAGAATATCTTAAAACCTTCGGAGACTTTTACAAAGACCAAATACGGAATGCTTCTCAAATTATTTTGTCAAAAACCGAAGAGGCTGCCCCAGAAGAGCTTATCGGGCTGCGGGCGGTTTTGCACAATTTAAACCCTCAGGCACCGATTATCGATTCGTATAAAAGTCAGCCGATTGAGTGGTGGGATGCGCTGCTTGCATCTTCCGATGACAGAGCAAAAAAACTTATCTTTGATGAAGGAAATCAAATCCCCGATTTAGAAAACGTCGGCATTACCGACATCCGCATTGAATCCATCGAAGGGCTTGTTGCGCGCCTTTCCGCACTTATGCAAAACCGATTCGGCACCGTCTACCGTGTAAAAGGCTACGCCCCGATAAACGGACAGTGGGCGCGCTTTGACGTTGTGGACAAGCAATACAAAATTGAAACCTGCCACGCAATGGACGAAGCAAAGGCTATCGTCATCGGAAAAAACTTGCAAAAGGATTCGCTTAAAATATTGTTTAGGGAGTAG